TTACCAAAGCTTTTGGCGAGGGCAATCTAGGCAGTTGGTATTGGATCGGGTTGTTCTGTTTTCCGTTTATCAGCATTCTCAGTATTGCAAAATTATCGGGCGAGCTGTCATTGCGGGAATATCCCGCCTTGTATCCGACTTTGTCCGGCGGAATGCTGTTGATCAACTTCCTGATCATTCTTCTGTGCGATCGCGTATTAACCATACAATCGGCACAGAATAAAAACTACTTGTTGGAACAACAAAACACCTACTATATGAACCAGTATCTGCTCACGAAAGAAAGGCAGCAAGAAGTCTTTACGTTTCAACATGATTTCAGGAATATCTTGCTGGGCTTGAGGTCACAATTACAAGCCGGGGAGAAAGAAGCAGGACTGTATGATGTGGATAAGCTTCTTGGAGTGATCGAACTCTCTTCAGATGGTTGTAATACCGGCTCGATCCTAATCGACTCTATCATTAATTACAAGTCGCAATTTGCCAAAAATCTGGGGATCTCCTTTCAAACAGACATTAAGATTCCACTACAGCTCGACTTAGATGCTTATGCATTTAGCATTATTCTAGGGAACACTCTCGATAATGCCATTGAAGCATGTAAGCATCCAGATTTGACTGAGCCCTATATTAAATTCCAACTTCATTATCATAAAGGCACTTTATTTATAAGAATACAGAATCCATACCAACATTCAATACGTACTAACCATTTCGGAGAACTAGCCACAACAAAACGAGACAAGCAT
The window above is part of the Paenibacillus sp. FSL K6-0276 genome. Proteins encoded here:
- a CDS encoding GHKL domain-containing protein, which codes for MNNIVLDEMFYALTLAALPFIIHYFYNHYFQRLWESKMILYAVYTAYYVFVLLLHHSPLPGMWMLGLNITGIVLLSFLYKGKIQWRIGAGLFIVALIMLSDAATAPVYTTSEYIFTLFLSKILMFLLVKITLRFTKAFGEGNLGSWYWIGLFCFPFISILSIAKLSGELSLREYPALYPTLSGGMLLINFLIILLCDRVLTIQSAQNKNYLLEQQNTYYMNQYLLTKERQQEVFTFQHDFRNILLGLRSQLQAGEKEAGLYDVDKLLGVIELSSDGCNTGSILIDSIINYKSQFAKNLGISFQTDIKIPLQLDLDAYAFSIILGNTLDNAIEACKHPDLTEPYIKFQLHYHKGTLFIRIQNPYQHSIRTNHFGELATTKRDKHFHGIGLKSVKKAVEETGGIWDITYENQIFQVEICLFNIGTISVAEAGQKCTS